The genome window tgatcatatattgatttgcAACTGCTAGTCCTGCTAAAATTGATCCAAACTATAATGTTACATTCCCTACAAAACTGATTTTCAAGGTTGCCGTAAAACTAGAAATGGTTCGAACGTCAATGCAATTCCGATTGCTTCGACTacattcaagaagaagaaaactaTCTGAGTACCTGCAACACAAAAACCGCAGACGAAAAGTTCATTAGATGAGATTATGGTATATAAGCATATCACAGATAGAACATCATTAGTAGAAAATAATGGCTCCTCTCCTATGCTAAAActttatacaaaattatattaataaaagaatGAACTTGGTCTAGCAAAGTGTCCATAGCACAGCAGAAACTAATGATATCTTAAATTTTCTAGAATCACTAGGACATGAAGTTGGAGTTTGGAGTATATCACGGGcacgattttttaaaaaatgactaCAGCGTCAAGGAAGATTGTTCTTTTTACGCACATACACATATTAAAGTATATAAGAAACATACCAGGTAGGAAGGCTGCATCTTGGCGGCGTTGCGACCAAGAAAGGCTGCAGGTGGAATATTAGGTTAGAGAACAGAAATATATACTTCGACGCAGTTCATGACTGCACTACAGGACTACAACTAAATAATACTGCTTATAACACGCACAtgcagaatttttttttcattttttgttcaTATACAAGCTTACAAAATTTACCTTGTAGGAGATATATCTCAACATTGTTCAGAAGGGAAAAAACCATATTAAAGAAATTACATTCTTCTTTATAAGTATTCAACAAGTCAAACTACACTGAAACTGTTCCTTTTTACATTATTCAGGCCACTTGCAACTTATTTGCCTAGACCTAGAATCAGTACAGAATCTTGTGCATTCTCTAGACTAATTGATTAATAGCACATCTTGAGTATCAGCAACTGCTGAACCTGAATCGACCGTTTTTACATCCAtgtattactttttaaaaaatttggataCCCATGAAGCATGTTTTTCAATCACAGAATTTGAATCGTACTGCGGTATGAATGAAATTGCTTGTGCATCTAAAAGATGTGGTTGAAGAAAAAATGAATTGAGAATTCTAATAAAAGAACTTACAGTGCCCCTCCACCTGCTGGATCGCTTTGAGAAGTGACATTGCACTGCAGTCATGGCAATGTCGTTAGCAGCACCCCTTTGGTGTTGGTCCTGTTGTTATTatgcaaaaatttatatatgatacaATTATCTATGACATTGAGCCAAAAAAATTAAAGGAAATGCAAAACCACAAGGAGACGGAAATTACCACAGCCTTATTTTGGAGTATGAATATGCCAGTTATAATAGACACCCAGGAGTAAGTAGTAAAAATTAGATTCAAGATATTCAGAGCAAAGATCTCTACAATATATGGTTCATTGTGAAATTCATTTGAGGATAAACCATAGATAATTGATCCTATTCTTCATACacgtaattatatattaatacaatTTGCATGCATCATCGCACTTAAATAATCTAGCTTCCTTTTTTGTAAAAGTAAATGATTTCTACTATTCTCTTTGCAGAAACCTTTTTAAACCTTAAACCCTAAACTCTAGCACTTCACATTTCAAaagttagggttatggttaggTTTACTtcttgaaactaaacataaccataaccctaacctaaccccaaaactaaacataacttaatcctaaaactaaacataaccataaccctcactctagtacttcgcatttcaaaagctagggttaggctagggtcatgattattttacttttgaaactaaacataaccataacccgaacctaaccctaaaactaaacataacctaatcctaaaactaaacataaccataaccctcactctagtacttcgcatttcaaaagctagggttaggctagggttatggttattttacttttgaaactaaacataaccataaccctaacctaaccctaaaactaaacatcacctaatcctaaaactaaacataaccataaccctcactctagtacttcgcatttcaaaagctagagttaggctagggttatggttattttacttttgaaactaaacataaccataaccctaacctaacccaaaaactaaacataacctaatcctaaaactaaacataaccataacccacactctagtacttcgcatttcaaaagttAGGGTTAGGCTCgagttatggttattttacttttgaaactaaacataaccataaccctaacctaaccctaaaactaaacataacctaatcctaaaactaaacataaccataaccctcactctaTTACTTTGCATTTCAAAAGCTAGCGTTAGGCTAGGGTTatagttattttacttttgaaactaaacataaccataaccctaacctaaccctaaaaGTAAACataacctaaccctaaaactaaacataacctaatcctaaaactaaacataaccataaccctcactctagtacttcgcatttcaaaagctagggttaggctcgggttatggttattttacttttaaaactaaacataaccataaccctaacctaaccctaaaactaaacataacctaatcctaaaactaaacataaccataaccctcactctagtacttcgcatttcaaaagttagtgttaggctagggttatggttattttacttttgaaactaaacataaccataaccctaacctaaccctaaaactaaacataacataatcctaaaactaaacataacatAACCCTAACTCTAGTACTTCGa of Daucus carota subsp. sativus chromosome 3, DH1 v3.0, whole genome shotgun sequence contains these proteins:
- the LOC135151728 gene encoding protein ZINC INDUCED FACILITATOR-LIKE 1-like; protein product: MRKIFALNILNLIFTTYSWVSIITGIFILQNKAVDQHQRGAANDIAMTAVQCHFSKRSSRWRGTVSSFIRILNSFFLQPHLLDAQAISFIPQYDSNSVIEKHASWVSKFFKNLSWSQRRQDAAFLPGTQIVFFFLNVVEAIGIALTFEPFLVLRQP